In bacterium, the genomic stretch ATCACTTGGAAATTAACCAGTAAAACTTATTATACAAGAGATATAAGGAGAGGCGATTATGCCAACTGTTCTCGAAGATGGTCCATATAGATTTGTTTTCTTTAGTTCTGATAAGGGTGAACCACCCCATATTCATGTAAAGCGGGACCGTCGAATCGCCAAGTTTTGGATAACTCCTGTTTCCTTGGTGAAAAACCGGGGTTTTCCTGGACACGAACTGAATCAGATTGCTCGTCTTGTAGTAGAGCATGAATCAACTCTTTTGGAGGCGTGGTATGAATACTTTGGTGCTTGAAGTAGAACCTATAGCGATAGGAGTTACAGTAACAGATGAGGAATTGGTAGTGGACCTGACAGATGGACGGCGTATTGTTGTCCCACTTGCC encodes the following:
- a CDS encoding DUF4160 domain-containing protein — protein: MPTVLEDGPYRFVFFSSDKGEPPHIHVKRDRRIAKFWITPVSLVKNRGFPGHELNQIARLVVEHESTLLEAWYEYFGA